In bacterium, one DNA window encodes the following:
- a CDS encoding 4Fe-4S dicluster domain-containing protein yields the protein MSFTRRDLFKMAAVGAATSVGGSLQASDDAYPIDCSQTYGVLVDTVVCIGCRKCEWACNNEHKLSTTDIQTFEDKSVYKTHRRPVDNAYTVVNEFKDPKNAKPYTMKVQCMHCNHPACVSACIVGALKKNKLGSVDYDAWKCIGCRYCMVACPFQIPAYEYQEALKPRVMKCTFCLGRLEEGRKPACVGICPNEALTFGTREQLINLANERIKAKPELYHNHVYGENEIGGTSWMYLASTDFINTELPKLTNDPIPHTTETIQHGVFKSFVPPLALYGLLGLIMHSLRENKEDKESDDDRS from the coding sequence ATGAGTTTCACACGTAGGGACCTCTTCAAGATGGCAGCCGTCGGAGCAGCTACTTCCGTCGGCGGAAGCCTTCAGGCAAGCGACGATGCTTATCCGATCGATTGCAGCCAGACTTATGGTGTTCTGGTTGATACCGTCGTCTGTATCGGTTGTCGCAAATGCGAATGGGCCTGCAACAACGAACACAAACTTTCAACGACCGACATTCAGACCTTTGAAGACAAATCCGTCTACAAGACCCATCGTCGACCGGTTGATAACGCTTACACGGTTGTAAACGAGTTCAAGGATCCGAAAAACGCCAAGCCATATACGATGAAAGTCCAGTGTATGCACTGTAATCATCCGGCGTGCGTCTCTGCTTGTATTGTTGGTGCCCTGAAGAAAAACAAACTGGGGTCCGTCGACTATGATGCTTGGAAATGTATCGGCTGTCGCTACTGCATGGTAGCCTGTCCGTTCCAGATTCCCGCGTACGAGTATCAAGAAGCCCTGAAACCGCGCGTGATGAAATGCACCTTCTGCCTCGGACGTCTCGAAGAAGGCCGTAAACCGGCTTGCGTCGGTATTTGCCCCAATGAAGCCCTCACCTTTGGCACTCGCGAGCAACTGATCAACTTGGCCAATGAGCGCATCAAAGCAAAACCTGAGCTCTATCACAATCACGTTTACGGCGAAAACGAAATCGGTGGCACCAGTTGGATGTATCTCGCTTCCACCGACTTCATCAATACCGAATTGCCGAAACTTACAAATGACCCGATTCCACATACCACCGAGACAATTCAGCACGGAGTCTTCAAATCATTTGTTCCGCCGCTGGCACTATATGGACTGCTCGGCTTAATCATGCATTCACTTCGTGAGAACAAGGAAGACAAGGAGTCAGACGATGACCGCTCATGA
- a CDS encoding alpha-2-macroglobulin family protein, with protein MIPTTDFDVAGAAFLAGGLEGFVYFERDIYRPGETANIAAIVRGPNAAKTEPFPIRLKVTGPDGKVLSEQRKTPNEQGAFEAAIVVPDYAMTGRYNVSLLIGEEEEIGYGRFNVEEFIPDRMKVTQKTDRADYFPGDKATINVDAVTLFGPPAAKRRVQGKVEVEPFLFTVPEYKSYVFSDATKAFEETETALADTLLDNEGHIGYKFEIPVGQNPPSMLRGVISTTVLEPGGRGVTAYGGIMIHPYRYYVGLRQAQAGYGQPNAPMKIDFVSTDYAGKVSGGRKIEVTLSRIYWQSILKYDNNRGYHRYVSEQVESQVDRFNVESAAAASSFDVVPDDYGKYRVVARDIESGATSSLTFYSSGWGYSPWAMDNPERIEIDLDKESYLPGEVATVQIRAPFGGKLLLSVEREKVFSHQVVTMKENTATIRVPVGNDLKPNVYISAHLIRSTDKLERDTPVRAFGVVPLKVSAEANRLTVELTIPAEIKPKNDLTVNYKISGFASGRAFVTIAAVDEGICQLTDLKVPDPHGFFFGKKQLSVETYDVYSVILPEITLKNSPAGDIEAARRRQLTPVALTRVKPVAFWSGLVKVAADGTGKVTFAVPQFNGQLRVMATAMLEDKFGSAEKNVFVREPLILTPTFPRFVSTNDELTIPVSVYNGTGTESNFDVSIEATGPVAIVGNATQSVRVEAGREMAVYFRVKAGETMGAIKFSLAAKGNGASTSMSEEVPLRPAVPFITLAGMGSVVQGSAATFQFPAEFVAGTSDYTMTVSSFPAVRFTGSLQYLLGYPHGCVEQTVSRLFPMLYFDELARIAEPELFKKNSVDYYIEEGLNKLASLQQVSGAFSYWPQGNYQNNWASVYAAHFLVEARKSGYVVADRVYDRAISALQTYARSYPSRGGKAPGYEETDRYHYYYDSDQTRWSTAVYANYVLALAGKADRSTLTYMRNSAVERLQIYSQYQLAGALILSGDVAGGRTLLPQTLAPADSIKRWESGGNFDSPIRAQAIMLDVLAETDPSSPNVIKLVESLTKAANSEGRWYTTQENAFALLALGKVFAKQGSSNYTGTVKVDGVTVGSLTTDDHNFRAKDWGGKNVEISINGTGTAYYFWRADGLPSTQRVDEYDHDIQVRRRYLDENGNALRYDDMHQGDMIIAEISVKALTEAVQNVAIADLLPAGFEIENPRLQSRRGIGWIGDKMYQPQYMDIRDDRMVIYGDFQLGKEEKFYYGIRVVSAGTFVVPPVRAEAMYAPMISSVASSGTVVVE; from the coding sequence TTGATTCCGACGACTGATTTTGATGTGGCCGGTGCGGCATTTCTCGCAGGTGGGTTGGAAGGATTCGTTTACTTCGAACGCGACATCTATCGACCTGGCGAGACGGCAAATATTGCGGCAATTGTGCGCGGTCCGAATGCAGCCAAGACGGAGCCCTTCCCTATTCGGTTGAAAGTCACGGGTCCGGATGGAAAGGTATTATCTGAGCAACGAAAGACGCCTAACGAGCAAGGCGCGTTTGAAGCGGCGATTGTGGTGCCTGATTATGCAATGACAGGCAGATACAATGTCAGCTTGTTGATCGGCGAAGAGGAAGAGATCGGGTATGGGCGATTCAACGTCGAAGAGTTCATCCCAGACCGCATGAAGGTGACGCAGAAGACTGATCGCGCTGATTACTTCCCGGGAGACAAGGCGACGATCAATGTCGATGCGGTAACTTTGTTTGGACCGCCGGCAGCGAAACGTCGAGTACAGGGCAAGGTTGAAGTCGAGCCGTTCTTGTTTACAGTGCCGGAATATAAGAGCTATGTCTTCTCGGACGCAACCAAGGCATTCGAAGAAACCGAAACCGCGCTCGCGGACACACTCTTGGACAACGAGGGGCATATCGGATACAAGTTTGAGATTCCGGTAGGTCAGAATCCGCCATCGATGTTGCGCGGCGTAATCTCAACGACAGTGCTTGAGCCGGGCGGACGAGGAGTGACGGCATACGGCGGGATCATGATTCACCCCTATCGATACTATGTCGGATTGAGGCAGGCGCAGGCGGGTTATGGACAGCCGAATGCACCGATGAAGATTGATTTCGTGTCGACGGACTACGCGGGTAAGGTCAGCGGCGGGCGCAAGATTGAAGTGACGCTGTCGCGCATCTACTGGCAGAGCATCTTGAAGTATGACAACAATCGCGGATATCACCGCTATGTGTCGGAGCAGGTGGAGTCGCAAGTTGACAGATTCAATGTTGAATCGGCGGCGGCAGCGAGTAGTTTCGATGTCGTGCCTGATGATTACGGCAAGTATCGCGTGGTAGCTCGCGATATCGAGAGCGGAGCAACATCATCGCTGACGTTTTATTCGTCGGGATGGGGATATTCGCCTTGGGCGATGGACAATCCGGAACGAATCGAAATCGATCTCGACAAGGAATCGTATCTTCCGGGAGAAGTTGCCACGGTGCAGATTCGGGCGCCATTTGGGGGCAAGCTGTTGTTGAGCGTCGAGCGAGAGAAGGTGTTTTCGCATCAGGTGGTGACGATGAAGGAAAACACGGCGACGATCAGGGTGCCGGTCGGCAATGATCTTAAGCCGAATGTTTATATCTCAGCACACTTGATACGCTCAACCGACAAATTGGAACGCGACACTCCAGTGCGGGCATTCGGAGTGGTGCCGCTCAAAGTGAGCGCCGAAGCAAATCGGCTGACGGTTGAGTTGACGATACCTGCTGAAATCAAACCCAAAAATGATCTGACGGTGAACTACAAGATTTCCGGATTCGCAAGTGGCCGGGCATTCGTGACGATTGCCGCTGTGGATGAAGGTATTTGTCAACTGACGGATTTGAAGGTTCCCGATCCGCATGGGTTCTTCTTTGGCAAGAAACAACTCTCGGTGGAGACATATGATGTGTACAGCGTGATATTGCCCGAGATCACATTGAAAAACTCCCCTGCCGGGGATATCGAAGCGGCACGTCGCCGGCAATTGACGCCGGTAGCGCTGACGCGGGTGAAGCCGGTGGCGTTTTGGTCGGGATTGGTCAAGGTTGCGGCGGATGGAACGGGGAAAGTGACGTTTGCAGTACCTCAGTTCAACGGCCAGTTACGCGTGATGGCAACGGCGATGCTCGAGGACAAGTTCGGCAGTGCAGAGAAGAATGTGTTCGTGCGCGAGCCGTTGATATTGACGCCGACGTTCCCGCGATTTGTCAGCACCAATGATGAGTTGACGATTCCGGTGAGCGTATACAACGGGACGGGCACGGAGTCGAACTTCGATGTCAGTATTGAAGCAACCGGGCCGGTTGCAATAGTCGGCAACGCGACGCAAAGTGTCAGAGTTGAAGCTGGACGAGAGATGGCGGTGTATTTCCGAGTCAAGGCTGGCGAAACGATGGGAGCGATCAAGTTTAGCCTTGCCGCGAAAGGCAATGGCGCGAGTACTTCGATGAGCGAAGAAGTGCCGCTTCGTCCGGCGGTGCCGTTTATCACGCTGGCGGGAATGGGGTCGGTTGTTCAAGGAAGCGCGGCGACATTCCAGTTCCCTGCCGAGTTCGTGGCTGGGACGAGCGACTATACAATGACAGTATCATCATTCCCGGCAGTGCGGTTTACGGGGAGCCTGCAGTACTTGCTGGGATACCCGCATGGTTGCGTCGAGCAGACGGTGTCGCGACTGTTCCCGATGCTGTACTTCGATGAATTGGCAAGAATTGCCGAGCCGGAGTTGTTCAAGAAGAATAGCGTCGATTATTACATCGAAGAGGGACTTAACAAGCTCGCAAGTTTGCAGCAAGTCTCCGGTGCGTTTTCGTATTGGCCGCAAGGCAACTACCAGAACAATTGGGCATCAGTATACGCGGCGCATTTCCTTGTAGAAGCGCGCAAGAGCGGCTACGTCGTTGCTGATCGTGTTTATGATCGCGCGATTTCAGCGCTGCAGACTTATGCGCGGTCGTACCCTTCGCGAGGAGGAAAGGCACCGGGGTATGAGGAAACCGACCGTTATCATTACTACTATGACTCGGATCAGACGCGATGGTCAACCGCCGTCTATGCCAACTATGTATTGGCGCTGGCGGGCAAAGCCGACCGTTCGACGTTGACGTACATGCGCAACAGCGCGGTGGAGCGACTGCAGATTTACTCGCAGTACCAGTTGGCGGGGGCATTGATTTTGTCAGGCGACGTCGCTGGTGGAAGAACATTGCTTCCGCAGACATTGGCGCCGGCAGACAGCATCAAGCGTTGGGAGAGCGGCGGGAATTTTGATTCGCCGATTCGCGCGCAGGCAATCATGCTGGATGTTTTGGCGGAGACAGACCCGTCATCGCCGAATGTAATCAAGCTGGTCGAGAGTTTGACGAAGGCGGCGAATAGCGAAGGCCGTTGGTATACGACGCAGGAAAATGCGTTTGCGCTGTTGGCATTGGGAAAGGTGTTCGCGAAACAAGGTTCGAGTAATTACACCGGAACGGTCAAGGTAGATGGAGTGACGGTTGGGAGCCTGACGACTGATGATCACAATTTCCGCGCCAAGGACTGGGGCGGGAAGAATGTCGAAATCAGTATTAACGGTACCGGAACAGCATACTATTTCTGGCGCGCTGATGGTCTGCCTTCGACACAGCGCGTTGACGAGTACGATCACGACATCCAGGTGAGGCGGCGCTATCTCGATGAGAACGGCAATGCGCTGCGATATGATGACATGCATCAGGGCGACATGATTATCGCCGAGATCAGCGTGAAGGCTCTGACCGAGGCGGTGCAGAACGTGGCGATTGCTGATCTGCTGCCGGCGGGGTTTGAGATCGAGAATCCGCGGTTGCAATCGAGGCGCGGAATCGGCTGGATTGGCGATAAGATGTATCAACCGCAATACATGGATATTCGCGACGACCGGATGGTGATCTATGGCGATTTCCAGCTCGGTAAGGAAGAAAAGTTTTACTACGGAATCCGCGTTGTGAGTGCGGGCACTTTTGTAGTGCCGCCGGTGCGAGCGGAGGCGATGTATGCGCCGATGATAAGTTCAGTGGCATCATCGGGGACGGTGGTGGTCGAGTAG
- a CDS encoding transglycosylase domain-containing protein — MNNLILFTFSSEAEKKTRTALKTMLLVCFALPLVAIAIDRLFPLPQEKLNPPSSTLLLDKDGNLLRAFLAPDEMWRLRVESDDISPLLKKATLAYEDRHFRYHPGVNPISIVRAAVANIRAGKVAQGGSTITMQVARLIEPKERTIGGKLIEVWRALQLEAHYSKDEILTYYFNLAPYGGNLVGIGAASRVYFNKPPDKLSPGEAALLAAIPNSPNRNRPDVSSSSATKARDKVLRSDARTRRD; from the coding sequence ATGAATAACCTCATTCTCTTTACGTTTAGTTCAGAGGCAGAGAAGAAAACACGAACGGCCCTCAAAACAATGCTATTGGTGTGTTTCGCTTTGCCATTGGTTGCGATAGCGATTGATCGGTTGTTTCCGCTGCCGCAGGAGAAGTTGAATCCGCCATCTTCAACGCTGCTGCTGGATAAGGATGGCAATTTGCTAAGGGCGTTCCTTGCACCTGATGAGATGTGGCGACTGCGGGTGGAGTCGGATGATATCTCGCCATTACTGAAGAAGGCGACGTTGGCATACGAGGATAGACATTTCCGATATCATCCGGGGGTGAATCCAATCTCGATTGTTCGAGCGGCAGTGGCGAATATTCGCGCCGGCAAGGTAGCGCAAGGCGGATCGACAATCACGATGCAAGTTGCGCGGCTGATTGAGCCGAAGGAGCGGACAATTGGCGGGAAGCTGATTGAAGTGTGGCGAGCGTTGCAATTGGAGGCGCACTATTCAAAAGACGAGATACTCACATACTATTTCAATCTGGCACCGTATGGTGGAAATCTCGTCGGTATAGGGGCGGCATCAAGGGTGTATTTCAATAAGCCGCCTGATAAACTGAGTCCGGGTGAAGCGGCACTGCTGGCAGCAATTCCGAATTCGCCGAATCGGAATCGGCCGGATGTGAGTTCGTCTTCGGCAACCAAGGCGCGCGACAAAGTTCTGAGATCTGATGCGCGAACGCGGCGTGATTAG
- the hybB gene encoding Ni/Fe-hydrogenase cytochrome b subunit, whose protein sequence is MTAHEIPTPITKVPFFTKGTTIVAAIAGMGVFAYVYRLIFGIGAATNLDNQYPWGIWIAIDVASGVALAAGGFTTAALADIFHKERYHVIVRPALLTALLGYTFVVIGLLADLGRYYNVWHPMLPSMWQGNSVLFEVGMCVMVYLTVLYIEFLPIVAERFGGKVNLPGPLRIFNKLLDSWLLICHKFLGRFISLFIIAGVVLSCLHQSSLGTLMVIAPTKMHPLWYSPISPLMFLMSAIAVGFPMVIFESLLASRSFKLKPETKILSSIATYTPVLLGAYLAVKIGDLTIREVWPLVFTGTYESLMFGIEILLGVVAPIVLLSQRKIRNSVAGLFTSASLVIFGVALNRINVFLTAYTPLYPEKTYFPSLFEILVTVGLICALVLVYRFIVLNLPVIAVPPSEHSGEKAAISSVKTA, encoded by the coding sequence ATGACCGCTCATGAAATCCCGACTCCTATTACCAAGGTCCCATTCTTCACTAAGGGAACTACCATCGTCGCCGCTATCGCCGGGATGGGCGTCTTCGCTTATGTATATCGCCTGATCTTCGGTATTGGAGCCGCCACCAATCTCGACAACCAATACCCGTGGGGTATCTGGATCGCTATCGATGTCGCCTCTGGTGTGGCGCTGGCCGCCGGCGGGTTCACTACCGCAGCGCTGGCAGACATTTTCCATAAAGAGCGCTATCACGTTATCGTTCGCCCGGCTTTGTTAACAGCTCTGCTCGGCTATACCTTTGTCGTCATCGGCTTGCTTGCCGATCTCGGACGCTACTACAACGTCTGGCATCCGATGCTTCCGAGCATGTGGCAAGGCAACTCCGTCCTCTTTGAGGTCGGTATGTGCGTTATGGTCTACCTAACAGTTCTCTACATCGAATTCTTGCCGATCGTCGCCGAACGATTTGGCGGCAAGGTCAATCTTCCCGGACCGTTGAGAATCTTCAACAAGCTGCTCGACTCCTGGCTTCTCATCTGTCATAAGTTCCTCGGGCGTTTCATCTCTTTGTTCATCATCGCCGGCGTCGTTCTTTCCTGCCTTCACCAATCATCGCTCGGAACTTTGATGGTAATAGCGCCGACCAAGATGCACCCGCTGTGGTACTCGCCGATTTCGCCGCTGATGTTTCTGATGTCAGCGATCGCTGTCGGTTTCCCGATGGTAATATTCGAATCCTTGCTGGCTTCGCGCAGTTTCAAACTCAAACCGGAAACCAAGATTCTCTCATCAATAGCCACCTACACTCCAGTCTTGCTCGGCGCCTATCTTGCCGTCAAAATTGGCGATCTTACCATTCGTGAAGTATGGCCGCTGGTCTTCACCGGCACCTATGAGTCGCTGATGTTTGGCATTGAAATACTGCTCGGCGTTGTTGCTCCGATTGTCCTGCTCTCGCAGCGCAAGATCCGAAACTCTGTCGCCGGCTTGTTCACCTCGGCTTCGCTCGTCATCTTTGGCGTCGCCCTCAATCGTATCAATGTATTCTTGACGGCGTATACGCCGCTCTATCCCGAGAAAACATACTTCCCGTCTCTCTTCGAGATTCTTGTGACTGTCGGGCTGATTTGTGCACTTGTACTCGTCTACCGATTCATCGTTCTCAATCTGCCCGTCATTGCTGTTCCGCCCAGTGAACACAGCGGTGAAAAAGCAGCTATTAGCTCAGTGAAAACGGCGTAG
- a CDS encoding response regulator, translated as MSDSHKVEKPETIVIVDDEEMVVSSLSSFLSLETNYDVKTFTSVNAALSFIEKNEIDLVMSDYLMPEMDGITFLTKVRDLYPQVPRIILTGYADKENAIKAINDVGLFQYLEKPWDNSDILIVLRNGLERNKLMKKLQEKVEEINRAYGELQVLQREIVKAFV; from the coding sequence ATGTCAGATTCACATAAAGTCGAAAAACCGGAAACCATCGTGATCGTCGACGACGAAGAAATGGTCGTGTCGAGCCTGAGTTCATTCCTTAGTCTCGAAACCAACTACGATGTCAAAACATTCACCTCGGTAAACGCCGCGCTCAGTTTCATCGAGAAGAACGAAATCGATCTCGTCATGTCCGACTATCTCATGCCGGAAATGGACGGCATCACCTTTCTCACCAAAGTCCGCGACCTTTATCCGCAGGTGCCGCGCATCATTCTAACCGGCTACGCCGACAAGGAAAACGCCATCAAAGCCATCAACGATGTCGGCCTATTTCAATATCTCGAAAAACCCTGGGACAATTCCGATATCCTGATTGTTCTTCGTAATGGCCTCGAACGAAACAAGCTCATGAAGAAACTTCAGGAAAAGGTCGAAGAGATCAATCGCGCCTACGGAGAACTGCAAGTCCTTCAGCGCGAAATCGTCAAAGCCTTCGTGTAA
- a CDS encoding Ig-like domain-containing protein, translated as MKKGLLCDGGSLGLLDDYVTPLSLPGKTDLRVESVLPLHTDITDKAIRVQFNLPVNSQTAASFITIEPPIAFKMTSGHTHLDLRGSFDPAKTYQVKIARGIKAIDGSEMRRDFAGAVNLMKENIEPQVDFVGGGFYLTRTGELNVGVSTINVDKIVLEVEEVFANNLVYLLSTNDLGEGSRYNDWVYNMEAMGRMVHEEQIALANRTNDEVVTPINMREFLDAERHGIYRVSARVANH; from the coding sequence TTGAAAAAGGGATTGCTATGCGACGGTGGCAGTCTGGGATTACTTGATGACTACGTCACGCCGTTGAGCCTGCCCGGCAAGACTGACCTTCGCGTAGAAAGCGTGCTGCCGCTGCATACAGACATTACTGATAAGGCGATACGTGTGCAATTCAATCTTCCGGTCAACTCGCAAACGGCTGCTTCATTCATTACGATTGAACCGCCGATTGCTTTCAAGATGACGTCGGGGCATACGCATCTCGATCTGCGGGGGAGTTTTGATCCGGCGAAGACATATCAGGTCAAAATCGCGCGCGGCATCAAGGCAATTGACGGATCGGAAATGAGGAGAGACTTCGCCGGCGCGGTGAATCTGATGAAGGAGAACATCGAACCGCAGGTGGATTTCGTCGGCGGTGGGTTCTACTTGACGCGGACTGGTGAACTGAACGTGGGAGTCTCGACGATCAACGTCGACAAGATCGTGCTTGAGGTTGAAGAGGTTTTCGCGAACAATCTCGTCTACTTGCTAAGTACCAATGATCTCGGTGAAGGTAGCCGCTACAACGATTGGGTTTACAACATGGAAGCGATGGGACGAATGGTGCACGAAGAGCAAATTGCGCTAGCCAATCGCACCAACGATGAAGTAGTCACGCCAATCAATATGCGCGAGTTTCTTGATGCAGAGCGGCACGGGATCTACCGAGTGAGTGCGCGAGTTGCGAATCATTGA
- a CDS encoding TonB-dependent receptor, with protein MKKVTGMKSSHKTNKLILALFTILLALICVGSMSNVYAQTVETGRIMGKIVDKDNGQALIGAVVVLEGTKLGAQADLDGNYLISNVPVGTYRLIIEMIGYAKLSVESAAVTANQTTKLDFSLKVEEVVGEVVVVEATRLENSEAAMLSLRQQAPAAQDAISSEAISRSGASDAAAAMSKITGASVVDGKYSVIRGMEGRYSNTQLNGSQMPSTDPDRPAVQMDLIPAGLLDNIVVQKTFTPDQQGNFSGGSVNINTKDLPEQLTLKFSTSLSYNDNVSLKEGVLTHAGSSKEWLGFDDGFRDAPQLLVDSNFSTRGGYTVARDSRNAAYAHYLDDIANSLNRDFNFSERKVPLNQGYSLSFGNLYTMFGRPLGVLGSLTYNRNYSYSGDGVSRRWEVINNGGELTGLNRFQDYTDERASEEVLWGGLLSANLAVSPQHKLRFSFNRNQHGEKLSRHLEGYWSIYTEENQRLRSSVWQYTERSMQVFQYSGDHALKLPLMKKSRLDWSASFAKNEQDDPDLRYWTDIANYDENDSLISAGITSGYPYPTHYFRYLTEKNREFKADLTIPISFAREGSKVKIGGAYLAKDRHQDNWMLRLNPTQSSSLYSGYTEPTDVLIDENVGIIDSTYDQRIDAWRYTWGILPENLSNKTDTYSGEQNITAFYGMVEWKLNSRLDIITGARFEETDQWVESLDSASADFRGAYGASDWLPSLNLVYHLFPTMNLRGAFSITTARPTIREMAPFASYEFLVGNINVGNNKLTRTLIRNWDLRWEWFTRPGEVIAVSGFYKNFQDPIERFNRSLNGDVSYLNVPKAIVYGTEFEFRRRLDHTGIKFLENFQIGGNLTLVHSEVDIDPTELSYRISNGLADSTNTTRAFGGQSPYVVNLDLFYSSPSGATEVAVFYNIFGDRLAEVGYQSPDIFEKSRQLVDFSLSQRVFGLLTAKFAAKNILNEDKYTIQEAGGQEYVRSLYRVGRTFSLGLSYSL; from the coding sequence ATGAAGAAAGTCACAGGGATGAAATCTTCCCACAAAACAAACAAACTAATACTCGCGCTGTTTACGATCCTGCTTGCGCTCATTTGCGTTGGTTCAATGTCCAACGTATACGCGCAGACAGTCGAGACCGGCCGAATCATGGGGAAGATTGTTGACAAGGACAACGGCCAGGCGCTCATCGGCGCTGTTGTCGTACTCGAAGGAACGAAATTAGGCGCACAGGCCGATCTCGATGGAAATTACCTCATTAGTAATGTCCCGGTCGGAACCTATCGCCTCATTATAGAGATGATTGGCTATGCCAAGCTGTCAGTCGAAAGCGCTGCTGTCACTGCTAACCAAACCACCAAGCTTGACTTCTCGCTCAAAGTCGAAGAAGTCGTCGGTGAGGTCGTCGTTGTCGAAGCTACTCGCCTCGAAAACAGCGAAGCCGCAATGCTCTCACTCCGTCAGCAAGCGCCCGCAGCACAAGACGCTATTAGTTCTGAAGCTATTTCCCGCTCCGGCGCCAGCGATGCCGCCGCCGCCATGTCGAAAATCACCGGCGCATCTGTCGTCGACGGCAAGTACTCAGTCATTCGCGGCATGGAAGGCCGCTATTCCAATACTCAGCTCAACGGCTCGCAGATGCCCAGCACTGATCCTGATCGTCCGGCAGTGCAAATGGATCTCATTCCCGCCGGCTTGCTCGACAACATCGTTGTTCAGAAGACCTTCACTCCCGATCAACAGGGCAACTTCTCCGGTGGCTCTGTCAATATCAATACCAAGGACCTTCCGGAACAGCTCACACTCAAGTTCTCAACTTCGCTTTCATACAATGATAACGTCTCGCTCAAGGAAGGCGTTCTCACACACGCCGGCAGCTCCAAGGAGTGGCTCGGCTTTGACGACGGCTTCCGCGATGCGCCGCAACTTCTCGTTGACTCGAACTTCAGCACTCGCGGCGGTTACACCGTTGCAAGAGACAGTCGCAATGCAGCTTATGCACACTATCTCGATGATATTGCAAACTCTCTCAACCGCGATTTCAACTTCTCTGAAAGAAAAGTCCCGCTCAATCAGGGCTACTCTCTTTCGTTTGGCAATCTCTATACGATGTTTGGCCGCCCGCTCGGTGTTCTGGGTTCGCTTACCTATAATCGCAATTACTCATACAGTGGTGATGGTGTTTCGCGTCGGTGGGAAGTTATCAACAACGGCGGAGAATTGACTGGCCTTAACCGCTTTCAAGATTACACCGACGAAAGAGCATCCGAAGAGGTCCTTTGGGGCGGACTGCTTTCTGCCAATTTGGCTGTGAGCCCTCAGCACAAGTTGCGGTTCAGCTTCAATAGAAATCAGCATGGCGAAAAACTATCGCGACATCTCGAAGGCTACTGGTCAATATACACTGAAGAAAACCAGCGCTTGCGCAGTAGCGTCTGGCAGTATACTGAACGTTCGATGCAAGTTTTCCAGTACTCTGGAGACCACGCGCTGAAGCTGCCTTTGATGAAGAAATCCCGCCTTGACTGGAGCGCTTCATTTGCCAAGAACGAGCAAGATGATCCCGATCTTCGTTATTGGACGGATATTGCCAATTACGATGAAAATGACAGTCTGATTTCTGCAGGCATCACTTCTGGATATCCCTATCCGACCCACTACTTCAGATATCTCACCGAGAAAAATCGCGAATTCAAAGCCGACCTGACGATACCAATCTCATTCGCGCGCGAAGGATCAAAAGTCAAAATCGGCGGTGCCTATCTCGCCAAGGATCGCCATCAGGATAACTGGATGTTGCGACTAAATCCGACTCAATCGTCATCCCTCTACTCTGGCTACACGGAACCAACCGACGTACTGATCGATGAAAACGTCGGTATTATCGATTCGACCTATGATCAGCGAATCGACGCTTGGCGCTACACTTGGGGCATTCTGCCGGAAAATCTGAGCAACAAGACGGACACATACTCAGGCGAGCAGAATATCACAGCGTTTTATGGTATGGTCGAGTGGAAACTGAATTCTCGACTCGACATCATTACTGGTGCCCGTTTTGAAGAGACCGATCAGTGGGTCGAATCACTCGATAGTGCTTCCGCGGATTTTCGTGGTGCCTATGGTGCATCCGACTGGTTGCCGTCGCTCAACCTTGTATATCATCTCTTCCCGACGATGAATCTGCGCGGCGCCTTCAGCATCACGACCGCCCGTCCCACCATTCGTGAAATGGCTCCCTTTGCCAGCTATGAGTTTTTGGTTGGAAACATCAACGTTGGTAACAACAAACTTACGCGCACACTGATTCGTAACTGGGATCTGCGCTGGGAATGGTTCACCCGCCCCGGCGAAGTTATCGCAGTCAGCGGCTTCTACAAGAACTTCCAGGATCCTATCGAACGCTTCAATCGTTCGCTTAATGGCGACGTCAGCTATTTGAACGTGCCAAAAGCCATTGTCTACGGAACCGAATTTGAATTCCGTCGCCGTCTTGATCACACCGGAATCAAGTTCCTCGAGAACTTCCAAATCGGTGGCAATTTGACGCTGGTTCATTCCGAAGTGGATATCGACCCGACCGAACTGTCATATCGAATTTCGAACGGCCTTGCCGATTCCACGAATACAACCCGCGCTTTTGGCGGTCAGTCGCCTTATGTCGTGAATCTGGACCTCTTCTATTCCAGCCCGAGCGGTGCAACCGAAGTCGCGGTTTTCTATAATATCTTCGGCGACCGTTTGGCAGAAGTCGGCTACCAGAGCCCGGACATCTTCGAAAAATCAAGACAGCTTGTTGACTTTTCACTCTCGCAGAGAGTCTTCGGCTTGCTGACTGCGAAGTTCGCAGCCAAGAATATTCTCAATGAAGACAAATACACGATTCAGGAAGCCGGCGGTCAGGAGTATGTCCGCTCGCTCTATCGTGTGGGCCGGACCTTCTCCCTTGGACTCAGCTACTCGCTGTAA